A window of Kribbella sp. NBC_00382 genomic DNA:
AGGGCTTCGACGCTCAGCGCGAGGAGTGGGAGCGGCAGTACGCCGAGGCCCACACGCGCTGGGAGGCTCACAAGAAGCAGATCGAGGACGCCAAGACCGCGGACGTCGAGGCCGGCGAGGCCTCCACGTACTCCTCCGCCACCGGCGGCGGCACCGCTGCTCCGAAGGACGACGCACCCGCTGAGGGCGCGCTCGCTTCCGACGAGGCGCTCCAGGCTCTCCGCGAGAAGCTGACCGGCCAGGGCTGATAGTTCCTTGTAGTACCTGCAGGACCCGAGACCCCCGCACCCCCGTACTGGGTGCGGGGGTCTCGCCCTTGTACGGTGCAGGCGTGCTGAGAGTTGGATTGACCGGCGGGATCGGATCGGGCAAGAGCTCGGTGTCGGCGCGACTGGCTGCTCGTGGAGCCGTCGTGATCGACTCGGACCTGCTGGCCCGCGAAGTGGTTGCCCGGGGCACCGATGGGCTGGCCGAGGTGGTCGCGGTGTTCGGTGACGTACTGACCGCCGACGGCGAGCTGGACCGGCCGGCCGTCGGGCGGATCGTGTTCGGCGACGAGGTCGCCCGGCGCAAGCTGGAGGCGATCATCCATCCGCGGGTGCGGGCGCGCGCGGCCGAGATCGAGAGTGGCGCGGCAGGTGATGCCGTCGTCGTCCACGACATTCCCTTGCTGGTGGAGACCGGGCAGGGCGGCAACTTCGATCTGGTGCTCGTGGTCGACGTACCGCAGGAGGTCCAGCTCGAGCGACTTCAGCGGGATCGCGGGATGACTGACGAGGAAGCGAAGGCCCGGATCGCCAGTCAGGCAACGCGGGAACAGCGGCTGGCGGTCGCGGATCTGATCGTCGACAACGCCGGCGACCTGGCGCAGCTGGACGCCCGGATCGAGGAGCTCTGGCCCGAGCTGCTGAGCCGGGCAGGACACGGTCCGGCCACGAAAAGGTGACCCTTGGGCGGGAAATGATGAATCCGGGCCGAGCTGTACGAGAATCTTCCGGTCCGTCAGTCCAAGGTTGGGAGGATGGCGTGGAGTGTCCGCGCTGTAGCTCTGCTGTTCCCGAGGTCTCGCATTTCTGCCACCACTGTGGCAATGATCTGCAGACCGGGGACGCCGAGCGCAAGAAGGCCTACGCGGCCAGACCGGATGAGCCGGTGGCTTCGTTCAAGCTGGTCTCGACGATCATGCCGCAGGGCGCAGGCCGCCAGCCGTACACCTACCGGGTCGCGCTGGGGATCGCGCTGCTGCTGACGGTCGTGACCGCCGCGCTGGGCGCGCTGCCGGTCGCGATCATGATCGCGGCCTTCGCCATCCCGATCGTCTACATCCTCT
This region includes:
- the coaE gene encoding dephospho-CoA kinase, whose translation is MLRVGLTGGIGSGKSSVSARLAARGAVVIDSDLLAREVVARGTDGLAEVVAVFGDVLTADGELDRPAVGRIVFGDEVARRKLEAIIHPRVRARAAEIESGAAGDAVVVHDIPLLVETGQGGNFDLVLVVDVPQEVQLERLQRDRGMTDEEAKARIASQATREQRLAVADLIVDNAGDLAQLDARIEELWPELLSRAGHGPATKR